Within the Mumia flava genome, the region CGTCGATGCGCACCGCGCTGATGCTCCTGCTGCTGCTCGCGCTGGCCGCCGTACCGGGCTCGATCCTCCCGCAGCGCTCGGTCGACCCGCGCGCGGTCGCTGCCTACTTCGACCGGCACCCCGACCTGGCGCCGTTCCTCGACCGGCTCGGCGGCTTCGCGGTCTACACGTCGGTGTGGTTCTCCGCGATCTACCTCCTGCTGATGGTCTCGCTGGTCGGCTGCATCATCCCGCGGGTCGGCGTGTACGCCCGCGCGCTGCGGGCCCGCCCGCCGAAGGCGCCGCGCAACCTCGACCGGCTGCCGGCCTCGGCGACGTACGAGTCGGACGCCGACGTCGAGACGGTGCTCGCCGCGGCGCGCGAGGCGGTCGGCCGGTCGCGGCGCGACGTCGTCACCGAGACCGACGACGACGGTGCCGTGATCGCAGGCGAGGTGCGTGCCGAGACGGGCTACCTCCGTGAGGCGGGCAACCTCGTCTTCCACGTCTCGCTGGTCGTGGTGCTCGTCGGCGTCGCAGCGATGGGACTGCTGGGCTACCGCGGCAACGCGATCGTCACCGAGGGCAGCGGATTCTCCAACACCCTCACCCAGTTCGACGAGTTCACCGCCGGCGCGCTGTTCGACACCGACGATCTCCCGCCGTTCTCGCTGACGCTGGACGACCTGACCGCGGAGTTCCAGACCGAGGGACCGCAGCGGGGCGCACCACGCTACTTCGGCGCGGCCGGGCAGGTCACCGACGCGCCCGGCGAGCAGCCGCGCGACTACGCGATCGAGGTGAACCACCCGCTGCGGGTCGACGGGGCGTCGGTCTACCTCGTCGGCCAGGGCTACGCTCCGGTGATCCGGGTGACCGACGGAGACGGCCGCGTGGTCTTCGAGGACGCGGTGCCGTTCATCCCCGCGGACTCCACCTACACCTCCAACGGCGTCGTGAAGGTTCCGGACGCGCGGCCCGACCAGCTCGGCTTCCAGGGGTTCTTCCTACCGACCGGCGTAGCGGGAGGGGACGACGAGATCCCGGTGTCGGCCCACCCCGCGGCCGCGAACCCGGTGCTCGGCCTCTTCGCCTACTACGGCGACCTGGGGCTGGACGAAGGCGAGTCCCAGTCCGTCTACGTGCTGGACAAGTCCGACATGACCCAGTTCATGGGCGACGACGACGAACCGCTGCGGATCATCATGACGCCGGGCGAGAGCGTGACACTGCCCGACGGGAAGGGCACGATCGAGTTCGTCGAGCTGCGCCAGTTCGCGCGTTTCCAGTTCAGCAGCCAGCCGGGGATCCAGATCCCGCTGTACGGAGTCTCGATCGGCGCCCTCGGGCTGGTGCTGTCGCTGTCGATCCGGCCGCGGCGGACCTGGGTGCGGGCGACGCGGCGCGACGGGCGCACGGTCGTCGAGGTGGCCGCGCTGGACCGGGTGCCGCGCAGCGACGTCGAGGACGGCGTGGACGACCTCCTCGAGCGGCTCCGGGCGGCCACGGGCGATACTGGAACGCGAACCGCTCCGGCACGAGCCGACACGGCGCAGGCCGACACGGCACAGGCCGGGAGAGCAGAGGACGAGGCATGACCCTGACGGAGTACGCGAACTTCTCGAACTACGCGGTCGCGTCCGCGACCGTGGTGCTCGCGCTCGCATGGCTGGCCTCCGTGGCGCAGTGGGCGTTCGGGTCCGTCGCCAGCCGCTCGGGTGAGAGCGTCGGTGCGGCCGAGCGGACGCCGGTGATGGCGTCGAGCGGCGGCGCGTACGACGGGGTGAGCGGCGGCGGTAGCCCTACCGCCGACGACGACAGTGCCCGCGGCGGGGTCGCGGAGGAGCGCAGCGAGGTCGCGGGGAGGATCGCGATCGCGCTCACCATCCTCGGGTTCCTGATCCTGCTCGCGGGCGTCGTCGCCCGCGGGCTCGCGGCGGAGCGGGTGCCGTGGGGCAACATGTACGAGTTCGCGATCACCTCGATGGTCGTCGTGCTCGCGGGCTACCTCGTGATGATCCGCCTGATGCACATCCAGTGGCTCGCGCCGCTCGTGCTCGCCTTCGTGACGGTCGTGCTCGGTCTGTCGATGACGGTCTACGTGCCGGCCGGGCCCCTCGTACCGGCGCTCGACTCCTACTGGCTGGTGATCCACGTCGCGTCGGCCATGGTCGCGGGAGCCGGGTTCCTCGTGGGTGCGGGCGCATCGATCCTCTACCTGATCAAGGCCCGGGCCGAGGCGCGCGGACCGGTCTCGGGCTACCTCGGGCGACTGCCGTCCGCCGCGGCGATGGACCAGCTGGCGTACCGCGTCACCGCCTTCGCCTTCCCGGTCTGGACGTTCGCGGCGCTGATCTCCGGCCCGATCTGGGCCGAGCACGCCTGGGGCCGGCCGTGGGGCTGGGACCCGAAGGAGGTCTGGGCGTTCATCACCTGGGTCGCCTACGCGGGATACCTGCACGCCCGGGCGACCGCCGGGTGGAAGGGCAAGGCCGCCGCGATCCTCGCGCTCGTGGCGTTCGCGACCTTCATCTTCAACTTCGTCGGCGTCAACCTGTTCTTCCCCGGGCTGCACTCGTACGCGAAGTAACCCCCGGGCCCGCACCTCGCCGCACCGGCTGGGGTGAGGGGGTCTCCGTAGCCGGCTGGGGAAACCCCCACCGGGCACCGAAGGTTTCCCCCGCCAGGTGAAGGACTGCGTCGCCAGGTGGCGGGCGCGGCTCGGTGTGGGGAGCCCGGGCGCCGGTGCGGCGCGGCTCGGAGTGGGAGCCCGGGCGCGGCGGGTCGAGGGCCGCAGAGCGCAGGTGTCGACGCTGCGACGGCTCAGAGGCCGCGCAGGAAGTCCGGATCGTCGTCGGGTCCGCGGTACGTCCGCCGCTGCTGGGGTGGCGGGGGAGCCTGACGGCCACGGACCTTGCCGACGGTCAGCCAGAGCAGGACGCCGAGTGCCGGGATCAGCCCGACCACGATCCACACCGGCTTCGGGAGGAGCTTGATCCGGTCGCGGGGCGTGGCGACGACGTCGAACAGCGTGTAGACCGCCAGCGCGACGACGATGATGATCGGAATCGCCTTCCCCATGACCCCACCCTACCCGCGTCCGGTGAGCGCAACCCACGGCCGTACGGACCCGTGATCATGCCTAGGGTGAGGCCATGCCCACCTCCGCCCTGCTCAGCCTTGCCGACGTACGGGATGCCGCCGCGCGGATCAGCGGGATCTGCCTGTGCACGCCCGTCGTTCCTGTGGTGATGCCCGACGGGACGGTGCCGTTGCGGGTCAAGGCCGAGTGCCTGCAGCCGACCGGTGCGTTCAAGCTCCGCGGGGCGACGAACGCCATCGCGCTGCTCGAGCCGGAGCGGCGGGTCCGGGGCGTGGTGACGCACTCGTCCGGCAACCACGCACAGGCCGTCGCGTACGCCGCGGCGCGGGCCGGGATCGCGGCGACGATCGTGATCCCGGACAACGCACCGGCCGTGAAGGTCGAGGCGACCGCCCGCTGGGGAGCCCAGATCGTGCGCGTCCCGCCGGCCGAGCGGGAGACGGCCGCCGAGGCGATCGCGGAGGAGACGGGTGCGACGGTCGTCCCGCCGTACGACCACCCGGACGTGATCGCAGGTCAGGGAACGGTGGGCATCGAGATCGCCGAGCAGGTCCCGGATCTCGACCAGGTGCTGGTCCCGGTCAGCGGTGGCGGCCTGGCCGCGGGGACCGCGCTGGCGATCAAGGCGCTGCGCCCGCAGGTCCGGGTGGTCGCGGTGGAGCCGGAGCTGGCCGGCGACCTCGCGGAGGGTTGGCGGGACGGCCAGCGTCGCGTGTGGGCCGCGTCGCAGACCGCCCGGACGATCGCCGACGGACTCCGTACGACGTCCGTGGGACTGCTCAACTGGGCACACCTGCGGGCGCACGTGGACGACGTCGTCACGGTCACGGAGGAGGAGATCCTGTCCGCCACGGCCACCCTCGTACGCGGGAGCCGGCTCGTCGCCGAGCCCAGCGGCGCGGTCGCGTCGGCTGCGCTGCTGTCCGGACGCGTGGACCCGAGCCCGGGCACCGTCGCGGTGCTGTCCGGCGGCAACGTCGACCCTGCGCTGCTCGCCCGGCTCGTGGCCCCGTGACCTGCCCCGTGACCGGCACCGACGGCGCCCGGACATCGGGGCCGACGGAGGTTGTCCGGTCCAGCACAATGGATGCGGTCGGGGCTGCTGCCCGTGGGGACGAGGGAGAGGTGAGCCGCCGCTGTGTCGGAGTCGGACAACGACCGGGTCGGTGACCTCGTCGACGATCGGTACCGCCTGCTCGGCCTGGTCGGGCGCGGCGGCATGGCCGACGTCTTCAAGGCCCGCGACGAGCAGCTCGGGCGGATCGTCGCGATCAAGCTGATGCGGGTCGAGGCCGACGTCGAGGCCGAGGACGCGCTGCGCCGCCACGAGCTCGAGGCGCGGATCGGCGCCGGGATCTCGCACCCGGGCCTGGTGACGGTCTACGACGTGCAGGCGAGCGGCACGCACCCGTACCTCGTGATGGAGTTCGTGGCCGGCAAGACGCTGAGCCGGGTCCTCACGAGCGGGCCGATGGAGTCGACGGCGGTCGCGGACATGGGTTCGCAGCTCGCGTCGGCCCTCGGAGCGATCCACGAGGCCGGCGTCATCCATCGCGACATCAAGCCGTCGAACGTGATGCTGGTCGAGCGTGAGGGTGAGCCTCCGCAGGTGAAGCTGACCGACTTCGGTGTCTCCCGCTACCTCGAGGGGACGCGTCTGACCTCCCCGGACCTGCTGGTCGGCACGGCACGCTACCTCAGTCCCGAGCAGGCCGTGCTCGACGACGTCGGCCCGCGCGCGGACGTGTACGCGCTGGGTCTGGTGCTGCTGGAGTCGCTGACCGGTGAGGAGGCGTTCCCCGGGTCGCGGATCGAGACGCTCTCAGCGCGCCTGCACCGTCAGCCCCGGGTTCCGGAGGACCTCGGGACCGAGTGGGCGCAGATGCTCGACGCGATGACGCGTCGCGAGCCCGCCGAGCGGGTCGACGCGGCGGGGGCGTCGGCGGCGCTCGCCGCGCTGGCGGCGGAGGAGCCGGTCGCGCCGGTCCTCGCGGCGCACGGGTTCGCCGGGGTCGATCCCGAAGCGACCCAGGTCGATGCCCCTGCGGTCGACGACGACGCCACGGTGCCGGGCATCGCCGCCGTCGGTGCTGCCGGCGCCGGCGTCGCGGCGGCTGCCGCAGCCGGGGCCGCTGCCGCGGAGGACGCACCGGGCGCGGAGGACGCCGCGGAGGGCGAGGCGACCGCCACCGACGGCGAGGCCTTGCCGGCGGACGACGACGCCGAGGGAGCTGCTGCGGAGGGGGCGGCGGCCGGTGTCGCGACCGCGGACCAGGCCGCGGTCGAGGGCGCGTCGGAGGACCAGCCCGGCGAGGGCGAGGCGTCCGAGGACGCCGATGCCGCTGCAGCGAGCGGTGACGGCCAGAGCCCGTGGGCGCGACGAGCGCCGTGGATCGTCGTCGCGCTGGTCGTGATCGCCGCCGCGGTCGCGATCGCGCTGATCTGGACGAACCGCAGCGACGACCCGACCACGCCCGACCCGACCGCACCCACCCGTACGACCCCGTCGACCGATCCGACCACGGACACGACCGGGTCGCCGTCGGACGACCCGACCACGCAGGACACGACCGACCCGACGACGGACGCCACGACGGACCCGACCACGGACCCGACGACCGATCCGACCACGGCACCGACCACGACAGCGCCCACCACGACCGCTCCGACGACGACGGCACCCACCACGACCGCGCCGCCCACGACGGCGACGACCACGGTCCCGCCGGCCCCGCCGACCGACGACTCCGGCGCCCTGGAGCCCACGGACCCGGCGACCTCGCCGACTCCGTGACGCCGACAGGTACGGTGGAGGGGTGAGTGCCTTCGTCCGTTACACGCTCGCGCGCCTGGCGCTGTTCGTCGTCACCTTCGCCGTGGTCGCCGGGATCGGCATGATCTGGTTCGAGTGGGACGAGATGACGGGCCTGCTGTTCGCGATCATCGCGCTGGCGATCAGCGCCGTCCTGTCGCTGCTGCTGCTCGGCGGGCTGCGCGACCAGGTCGCCGAGTCGTTGCAGGCCCGCTCGCAGAAGCTGCACGACCGGTTCGAGCAGGCGCGCGGTGCCGAGGACGTCGACTGAGGCGCGGCGCTGGATCGACACCGCGATCGGGACGGTCCAGGCCGACGCCAACCGCAGCGCCGACACCCACCTGCACGTGTTCCCGCTGCCGGGTCCGGACGACGTCGCGCTGTACCTCAAGGACGAGTCGGTCCACCCGACCGGGAGCCTGAAGCACCGCCTCGCGCGCTCGCTGTTCCTCTACGCTCTCAGCAATGGCTGGGTCGGACCCGACACGACGATCATCGAGGCGTCCAGCGGCTCGACGGCGGTCAGCGAAGCGTACTTCGCGCGCCTGCTCGGCCTGGACTTCGTCGCCGTCATGCCGCGCAGCACGAGCCCGCGCAAGATCGCACTGATCGAGTGGTACGGCGGGCGCTGCCACTTCGTCGACGAGCCGCCCCAGATGTACGCCGAGGCGGCGCGCCTGGCCGAGGAGTGCGGCGGGCACTACCTGGACCAGTTCACCTTCGCCGAGCGCGCGACGGACTGGCGCGGCAACAACAACATCGCCGAGTCGATCTTCGAGCAGCTGGCCGCGGAACCGTACCCGTGCCCGTCGTGGATCGTCGTCAGCGCCGGGACCGGCGGCACGTCGGCGACGATCGGCCGGTACGTCCGGTACCGCCGCTACGAGACACGGTTGCTGGTCGTGGACCCGGAGAACTCCGCGTTCCTCGACGGGTGGGAGCTCGACACCTCGGACTACACGACCGGGATGCCGTCGCGGATCGAGGGGATCGGCCGGCCGCGGGTCGAGCCGTCGTTCGTCGGCGGGGTGATCGACGACATGGTGCGCGTCCCGGACGCGGCGTCGATCGCGGCGATGCGGTGGACCACGCGGCTGCTCGGTCGCCCGGTCGGCGGGTCGACCGGGACGAACATGTGGGGCGCGCTGCACGTCGTCCAGCAGATGCGCGACGCCGGTGAGCGGGGGAGCGTCGTGACGCTGCTCGCGGACGGGGGCGACCGCTACACCGGCACGTACTACGACGACGGCTGGGTGGCGGACCAGGGTCTCGACCTGGCACCGTACGAGTCGGCGCTGGCGGCGTTCGAGTCCACCGGCGCGTTCCGTCCCTGAGACGGACGGCGGTCCGGCAGGGGACACTGAGCCGTGGCTTCGGAACGAGGGCTCGACCGGCTCCTGGCGTTCAGCGACGCCGTGGTGGCGATCGCGCTGACGCTGCTCGTGCTGCCGCTCGTCGATGTCGTCGCGGAGGCCGACGACGCTCCCAGCGTGGGTGCGCTGGTCTCCGAGCACAGCGACGTCTTCCTCGGGTTCGGGATCAGCTTCGCCGTGATCTGGGTGCTGTGGCGCGCCCACCACCAGACGCTGGAGCACTTTGCGTCGTACGACGAGGTGATCACCGGCCTGCACTTCGTGTGGCTGCTCACGATCGTGCTGCTGCCGTTCAGCACGGAGCTGATCTCGGTGAGCGACCCGATGACCGCTGCGATGCCCGTGTACGTCACGACGCTGCTGGTCTCGGTCGTGGCGCTCCGCCTGATCGTGCGGCAGGGACGTCGCCGCCCCGCGCTCCTGCGCGACGACGCCGCAGCACAGGCGTGGCGCGACGGGCCGGAGGACATCGTCCTGATCCCGCTCCTCGCGGTGGTGCTGGTGATCACGATCGTCGCTCCCGGCCTCGGTGCGTACCCGATGCTGCTGCTGTTCCTCCAGGCACCGGTCGCGTGGGTCCGGGCGCGTCTGGGGCCGGGTCCGCGCACCGGCTGAGCGCCGCGTACCGGCTGAGCGCCGCGTACCGGCTGAGCGCCGCGTACCGGCTGAGCGCCGCGTACCGGCTGAGCGCCGCGTACCGGCTGAGCGTCGCGCACCGGCTGAGCACAGCGCGGTGCCCCGGACCCGCGAGGCGGTGGACGGGTCCGGGGCAGCGCGATCGGGGGCCGCGCGGGGCGTCGGTGGCGGCAGCCGTACGGGTGGGTGCGGCCGGTCAGCGGCGGTGCGGCTCGAGCGTGCGGGTGAACAGGGCGCCGCCCTCGACGTCGCGGAGGGTGACCGTGAGGGCCTGGGATCCGCCGTCGATCTCGACCTCGCCGAAGAACTGGTACCCCTCGGCGGGGCTGGCGTTCGCCCGCGGCGGTGCGGCCACGAACTCCGCCCGCGGTCCGAACGTGCCGTCGAGCGCGTTCGGTCCGAACGCCCCGGCGTTGAGCGGCCCGGACACGAACTCCCAGAACGGGTCGAAGTCGCCGAACG harbors:
- the ccsB gene encoding c-type cytochrome biogenesis protein CcsB, which translates into the protein MTLTEYANFSNYAVASATVVLALAWLASVAQWAFGSVASRSGESVGAAERTPVMASSGGAYDGVSGGGSPTADDDSARGGVAEERSEVAGRIAIALTILGFLILLAGVVARGLAAERVPWGNMYEFAITSMVVVLAGYLVMIRLMHIQWLAPLVLAFVTVVLGLSMTVYVPAGPLVPALDSYWLVIHVASAMVAGAGFLVGAGASILYLIKARAEARGPVSGYLGRLPSAAAMDQLAYRVTAFAFPVWTFAALISGPIWAEHAWGRPWGWDPKEVWAFITWVAYAGYLHARATAGWKGKAAAILALVAFATFIFNFVGVNLFFPGLHSYAK
- a CDS encoding DUF4229 domain-containing protein, which translates into the protein MSAFVRYTLARLALFVVTFAVVAGIGMIWFEWDEMTGLLFAIIALAISAVLSLLLLGGLRDQVAESLQARSQKLHDRFEQARGAEDVD
- a CDS encoding serine/threonine-protein kinase, producing MSESDNDRVGDLVDDRYRLLGLVGRGGMADVFKARDEQLGRIVAIKLMRVEADVEAEDALRRHELEARIGAGISHPGLVTVYDVQASGTHPYLVMEFVAGKTLSRVLTSGPMESTAVADMGSQLASALGAIHEAGVIHRDIKPSNVMLVEREGEPPQVKLTDFGVSRYLEGTRLTSPDLLVGTARYLSPEQAVLDDVGPRADVYALGLVLLESLTGEEAFPGSRIETLSARLHRQPRVPEDLGTEWAQMLDAMTRREPAERVDAAGASAALAALAAEEPVAPVLAAHGFAGVDPEATQVDAPAVDDDATVPGIAAVGAAGAGVAAAAAAGAAAAEDAPGAEDAAEGEATATDGEALPADDDAEGAAAEGAAAGVATADQAAVEGASEDQPGEGEASEDADAAAASGDGQSPWARRAPWIVVALVVIAAAVAIALIWTNRSDDPTTPDPTAPTRTTPSTDPTTDTTGSPSDDPTTQDTTDPTTDATTDPTTDPTTDPTTAPTTTAPTTTAPTTTAPTTTAPPTTATTTVPPAPPTDDSGALEPTDPATSPTP
- the resB gene encoding cytochrome c biogenesis protein ResB — its product is MSDDRRASAPALSPRETLRWAWRQLTSMRTALMLLLLLALAAVPGSILPQRSVDPRAVAAYFDRHPDLAPFLDRLGGFAVYTSVWFSAIYLLLMVSLVGCIIPRVGVYARALRARPPKAPRNLDRLPASATYESDADVETVLAAAREAVGRSRRDVVTETDDDGAVIAGEVRAETGYLREAGNLVFHVSLVVVLVGVAAMGLLGYRGNAIVTEGSGFSNTLTQFDEFTAGALFDTDDLPPFSLTLDDLTAEFQTEGPQRGAPRYFGAAGQVTDAPGEQPRDYAIEVNHPLRVDGASVYLVGQGYAPVIRVTDGDGRVVFEDAVPFIPADSTYTSNGVVKVPDARPDQLGFQGFFLPTGVAGGDDEIPVSAHPAAANPVLGLFAYYGDLGLDEGESQSVYVLDKSDMTQFMGDDDEPLRIIMTPGESVTLPDGKGTIEFVELRQFARFQFSSQPGIQIPLYGVSIGALGLVLSLSIRPRRTWVRATRRDGRTVVEVAALDRVPRSDVEDGVDDLLERLRAATGDTGTRTAPARADTAQADTAQAGRAEDEA
- a CDS encoding PLP-dependent cysteine synthase family protein, yielding MPRTSTEARRWIDTAIGTVQADANRSADTHLHVFPLPGPDDVALYLKDESVHPTGSLKHRLARSLFLYALSNGWVGPDTTIIEASSGSTAVSEAYFARLLGLDFVAVMPRSTSPRKIALIEWYGGRCHFVDEPPQMYAEAARLAEECGGHYLDQFTFAERATDWRGNNNIAESIFEQLAAEPYPCPSWIVVSAGTGGTSATIGRYVRYRRYETRLLVVDPENSAFLDGWELDTSDYTTGMPSRIEGIGRPRVEPSFVGGVIDDMVRVPDAASIAAMRWTTRLLGRPVGGSTGTNMWGALHVVQQMRDAGERGSVVTLLADGGDRYTGTYYDDGWVADQGLDLAPYESALAAFESTGAFRP
- a CDS encoding threonine ammonia-lyase translates to MPTSALLSLADVRDAAARISGICLCTPVVPVVMPDGTVPLRVKAECLQPTGAFKLRGATNAIALLEPERRVRGVVTHSSGNHAQAVAYAAARAGIAATIVIPDNAPAVKVEATARWGAQIVRVPPAERETAAEAIAEETGATVVPPYDHPDVIAGQGTVGIEIAEQVPDLDQVLVPVSGGGLAAGTALAIKALRPQVRVVAVEPELAGDLAEGWRDGQRRVWAASQTARTIADGLRTTSVGLLNWAHLRAHVDDVVTVTEEEILSATATLVRGSRLVAEPSGAVASAALLSGRVDPSPGTVAVLSGGNVDPALLARLVAP
- a CDS encoding TMEM175 family protein; translated protein: MASERGLDRLLAFSDAVVAIALTLLVLPLVDVVAEADDAPSVGALVSEHSDVFLGFGISFAVIWVLWRAHHQTLEHFASYDEVITGLHFVWLLTIVLLPFSTELISVSDPMTAAMPVYVTTLLVSVVALRLIVRQGRRRPALLRDDAAAQAWRDGPEDIVLIPLLAVVLVITIVAPGLGAYPMLLLFLQAPVAWVRARLGPGPRTG
- a CDS encoding PLDc N-terminal domain-containing protein; the encoded protein is MGKAIPIIIVVALAVYTLFDVVATPRDRIKLLPKPVWIVVGLIPALGVLLWLTVGKVRGRQAPPPPQQRRTYRGPDDDPDFLRGL